The genomic segment ATCTGAAGCCTAATGCTTCAAACAACATTCCGGGAGTGACAATTGCTTTCACTCCTCGCTCAACTTTTTGTGCAACCGAGCGCAATCTATCGCCGAGTGCATCCAATTTCCCGGTCAAGTCCCAAACACTTGCTTTGAATTTATTGTATGCAGGATGAGTCAGCATTTCATTGAAGTAATCATGAAATGTCCAGATATTTGGATTAATGGAAGAGAGCGAACCCATCTGATTATCGTTCAACACAACAATCAAATCTTTTTTCAGGAGTCCGGCGTTGTTCATCGCTTCGTATGCCATTCCCCCGGTCATTGCTCCATCGCCGATGATGGCAACGACTTTGTAATTCTCGTTTGCAAAATCCCGTGCGGTTGCAACACCAAGTGCGGCAGAGATTGAAGTGCTTGCATGTCCCGCACCGAATACATCGTATTCGCTTTCATCGCGTTTCAAAAATCCACTCAAGCCGTGCAATTGCCGAATCGTGTGAAATCTGTCTTTTCTTCCGGTAAGAATTTTATGCGGGTATGCCTGATGTCCCGTATCCCAAATCAGTTTGTCTTTTGGTGTTTCGAAGACGTAATGCAACGCAACGGCGAGTTCAACTGCGCCAAGTCCCGCTCCCAAATGCCCACCGACTTTCGAGATTGTATCAATGATAAACTCACGTACATCCGAGCAAACTCCTTTCAACTCCGAAACGGGAAGCCGTCTTAAATGTTCCGGCAGGTCAATTTCATTCAAATATTTGTATTGATGTTCTGACATTATTCTTCTTCCGTTCCTTCTGAAAACAATTCAAAATTTCCTTTTGCATCTTTGCTCAATCGCTTTAACTTCAATTCGGCTGAATTCAATTTCTCAACACACTGTTTTGAAATCGAAATTCCTTCTTCATAAAGTTTCAGCGCATCATCAAGCGGAACATTCCCCTCTTCCAACGATTCAACAATTTCTTCCAATCGTTTCAGGGAATATTCAAATGTATCTTTTTTTTCTTTAGATGTTTTACTCACGTTTTACTAATGACAAATGACTAATGACTATTGACCAACGGTAGCGCTAATTCTTCCATCATGAAACTGCATCTCAACTTCGTCATTTAATTGAAGAGCAGATGCGTTACTTATAACTCGTCCATCCTTTTGAACCATCGCATACCCGCGCTTCAACACTTGGTGCGGGTCAACTGAAGCAAGACGATGATGAATCGAATCAAGATGTTGCTTAACAAACGTGAAGCGATGTGAAATAGTTCGCTCAAGTGTGTTTCTCAGTTCATCCGAACGCTGGGAATACTGACGTAACAAATCGAGCGGACGGTTGAACGCATAACTTTTTAATAATGATTCAATCGTTTCGCGATGCGATTGAATTGTATCTCCGAGATACTGTTCGAGTGAATAATAATAGTTGATGATATTTTCTGCTAGTTCATTTTTGTTCGGAACAACAAGTTCCGCCGCGGCAGAAGGAGTCGGCGCACGTAAATCGGCGACAAAATCTGCAATGGTAAAATCAATCTCATGTCCGACAGCGCTGACCACCGGAATTTTTGATGCAAAGATTGCCCGCGCAACAACTTCTTCATTAAATGCCCACAAATCTTCCAGCGAACCGCCGCCGCGCCCGACAATCAGAACATCAATCTCACCGAACGTATTGAAATCTTTTATTGCTTCTGCAATTTCTTCCGATGCGCCTGTCCCTTGCACTTTCACCGGAAACAAAATCACTTCGACAGATGGAAATCTTCTCGAAATAATATTCAACATGTCCTGAAGTGCCGCGCCTGTTGGTGAAGTTACAATTCCGATTCTCTCCGGATAGTGTGGAATCGGTTTCTTATTCTCTTGTTCGAACAATCCTTCTGCGGCAAGTTTCTGTTTGAGCTTTTCAAACGCAAGTTGTAGTTCACCGATCCCGAGCGGTTGTAACGAGATGCAGTCTATCTGATAATTTCCCCGTGGTTCATACACCGTGATACTTCCGCGAGCGACGACTTTCATTCCATCTTGCGGAGAAAAAAACAAATTCGCCGCACGACTTCTCCACATCACAGCCGATATTTGAGCGCTCTCATCCTTCAACGTGAAATACAAATGTCCTGACGAATGACGCTTGAAGTTTGAAATCTCGCCGCTGATAGAAACCTTCGAGAAATCTGTTTCCAGTACACTTTTAATACGTCGTGTCAGTTCACCGACTGATATTACTTGATTGCTCATGCGGTGCAAATATATGCAAAAGATTGCTGATTGCCGATTTTTGATTTCAGATTGGACGCATCATCGAAAAACTAAAAACGATAATCCAGTTGTATGCCCACCCTGTTATCCCGATTTGACGGAAGTTCATCAAGTCCGCTCCCGATTCGCTTCACATCCTCTCTTACAATGTCTGAATATTTCATCGTAAGTTGGAGTGAGTTAAGAATTTCATATTTCAAAAATGTGTACCACCGAACACCTTCGCCATAAAGTATCGGAACGGAAAGAACTCCGGGCAAATCGTTTTCGTACTCTGCAACTCCCGCATCGAATGAATCAGACCTGAAAAAAACTAAACGGAAATTAAATGATACGTTTCTTGTGGCAGTAACTCCTAC from the Ignavibacteriota bacterium genome contains:
- a CDS encoding exodeoxyribonuclease VII small subunit, which gives rise to MSKTSKEKKDTFEYSLKRLEEIVESLEEGNVPLDDALKLYEEGISISKQCVEKLNSAELKLKRLSKDAKGNFELFSEGTEEE
- a CDS encoding exodeoxyribonuclease VII large subunit gives rise to the protein MSNQVISVGELTRRIKSVLETDFSKVSISGEISNFKRHSSGHLYFTLKDESAQISAVMWRSRAANLFFSPQDGMKVVARGSITVYEPRGNYQIDCISLQPLGIGELQLAFEKLKQKLAAEGLFEQENKKPIPHYPERIGIVTSPTGAALQDMLNIISRRFPSVEVILFPVKVQGTGASEEIAEAIKDFNTFGEIDVLIVGRGGGSLEDLWAFNEEVVARAIFASKIPVVSAVGHEIDFTIADFVADLRAPTPSAAAELVVPNKNELAENIINYYYSLEQYLGDTIQSHRETIESLLKSYAFNRPLDLLRQYSQRSDELRNTLERTISHRFTFVKQHLDSIHHRLASVDPHQVLKRGYAMVQKDGRVISNASALQLNDEVEMQFHDGRISATVGQ